A single window of Dermacentor albipictus isolate Rhodes 1998 colony chromosome 1, USDA_Dalb.pri_finalv2, whole genome shotgun sequence DNA harbors:
- the LOC135920800 gene encoding proline-rich antigen-like isoform X5, which yields MSYGYPQAQHQYQPPPPPGFAPPQQAPPPAYPGYPQPSPAPVAEPYFAASAPVGDTYQPPPPPGPQHLYPTQQQAGGYYMPPAQPTTVSVAP from the coding sequence ATGAGTTACGGATACCCTCAGGCGCAACACCAGTACCAACCACCGCCGCCACCCGGATTTGCGCCGCCACAGCAGGCGCCGCCCCCCGCCTACCCCGGCTACCCGCAACCGTCGCCGGCACCCGTAGCGGAGCCCTACTTCGCAGCGTCGGCGCCAGTGGGCGACACGTACCAACCGCCGCCGCCTCCCGGCCCCCAGCACTTGTACCCGACGCAGCAGCAGGCTGGCGGTTACTACATGCCGCCTGCGCAGCCGACGACGGT